One Bacteroidales bacterium genomic window carries:
- a CDS encoding type II toxin-antitoxin system HicB family antitoxin, which produces MKHLEYKGYTGTIEYSKEDNLLYGKVLGIKGLISYEGKTGKELEEDFKEAIDAYLEDCKERGVEPEKPFKGSFNVRISAKLHKEAALLAMKEKMSLNNFVAESIRERIFKKTSNQH; this is translated from the coding sequence AGGTTATACAGGCACTATAGAATATAGCAAAGAAGACAATTTGCTTTATGGAAAAGTACTTGGAATAAAAGGTCTTATATCTTATGAAGGCAAGACAGGCAAAGAGCTCGAAGAAGATTTTAAAGAGGCCATTGATGCTTACCTTGAAGATTGTAAAGAGCGGGGAGTAGAACCAGAGAAGCCTTTTAAAGGCAGTTTTAACGTTCGTATATCAGCAAAACTGCATAAAGAAGCCGCTTTGCTGGCGATGAAAGAAAAAATGTCGTTGAACAACTTTGTAGCCGAATCCATAAGAGAACGGATTTTTAAAAAAACAAGTAACCAGCACTAA